The sequence GGAGGTCAGATCGGCCGCACGGTTGATCGGCAGCACATACAAGCGCGCGAGCAGACCGGTGCCGCGCTCCTGGTTCAGCCGGATGCCTGCGGCAACCGAGCCGAACATGGCGCTCACCAGGATCACCAACGGCACTGTGCCGTAGGTGCTGTCCTGCCCGGTCGCACTGCCGATCGCGTCGCCGAGCACCACTTTGAACATGGCCAGGGTCAGCAACGGGACGAGAACCAGCTGGAGGAAGGTGCCACGATCCCGCACCATCACCGAGATCTGGCGCCAGGCGAGAACCGCGCTCTGCCCGACGAAGGCTCGTGCCGATCGTTCCACGGGCAGCCGGTTCGGCGGGGCATCCACGACGGCGGTCATCGCACCACCCGGCGCACGCCCAGCGCGGTCAGCACACCGCCGGCGACAGCCAGGCCGACGCACCACCAGATGGTCGGCGTGAGCAGGTCGAGCGTCGCGGTGCCATCACTCAGCGACCGCATCGCGGTCGCGAACTGGGAGATCGGCTGGTTCCGCACGAACGGCTGAATCCATTCCGGGAACTGGTTTTCGGGAACGAACCCGGTCGAGAGCATGCCGAGGATGAGGATGGGCAGTGACAATGCCTGACTGGTGGCTTCCGGACTGTTGGAGAGCAACCCGACAGCGTCCGCCAGCACGGCGATGAGGATCCCCACCACCAGCACGACCGCGAACAGACCGATCGTGTCGAACACGCCACCGTTCGGCCGCCATCCCATCACCAGGCTCGTCACGGTCGCGCAGACCACCGAGATCACCAGCAACACCGTGTTGGTTCCCATTCGCGCCAGGGGAGGGATCAGGGTGGGCATCGGCATGGTCCGGAACCTGGTATTGATGCCCTTGGTGGCGTCCACCGCCGAACGCATCGCCGCCGATGACGCGACAAAGCTCACCGATTGCAGAGAGATGATCGGCATCAGGAAGTCCGCATAGTCCATGCCGGGGTCCGCGTTCATGATCGAGCGCAGCGGGACATAGAAGCAGATCGCGAGGAGTACCGGTGCGACGAACGCGAAGATGATCTCTCCGTTGCGGACCAGCGAGGAGAT is a genomic window of Gordonia sp. SID5947 containing:
- a CDS encoding ABC transporter permease, with protein sequence MTIGAATSVRPRTRAGAQWWTLTGRGISSLVRNGEIIFAFVAPVLLAICFYVPLRSIMNADPGMDYADFLMPIISLQSVSFVASSAAMRSAVDATKGINTRFRTMPMPTLIPPLARMGTNTVLLVISVVCATVTSLVMGWRPNGGVFDTIGLFAVVLVVGILIAVLADAVGLLSNSPEATSQALSLPILILGMLSTGFVPENQFPEWIQPFVRNQPISQFATAMRSLSDGTATLDLLTPTIWWCVGLAVAGGVLTALGVRRVVR